In one window of Acidobacteriota bacterium DNA:
- the larE gene encoding ATP-dependent sacrificial sulfur transferase LarE — MTDPREKERKLDELLARIARAVVAYSGGVDSAYLAFRAHRVLGERALAVTAESASLSSHQRELADGFARRYGLHRRIVHSREMTLPEFCANSSSRCFHCKDALFAQLEEVAREFGAVVLDGQNTDDLADYRPGRSAAEKHRVRSPLVEAGLAKSEIRALSRLHGLPTADEPASACLASRIPYGVPITEEALRIVDRGEEALRGMGFGIFRVRHHEHLVRLEFGPEDLAKALDPAMAARLASAFKGLGYKYVTLDLEGYRTGSGNEVLGAEEKDRFRSYPAGTGTKEGAQSSAATDAPEGA, encoded by the coding sequence ATGACCGATCCAAGGGAAAAGGAAAGGAAGCTCGACGAACTTCTCGCCCGCATCGCGCGCGCCGTGGTGGCCTACAGCGGGGGGGTCGACAGCGCCTATCTCGCCTTCAGGGCGCACCGGGTCCTGGGTGAACGGGCTCTGGCCGTCACGGCCGAGAGCGCCTCCCTTTCCAGCCACCAGCGGGAGCTGGCGGACGGTTTTGCTCGCCGCTACGGGCTCCATCGCCGGATCGTCCATTCGCGGGAAATGACGCTGCCCGAATTCTGCGCCAACAGCTCCAGCCGCTGCTTTCATTGCAAGGACGCACTGTTCGCCCAGCTGGAAGAGGTCGCGCGGGAGTTCGGGGCCGTGGTGCTCGACGGCCAGAACACCGACGACCTTGCCGATTACCGCCCGGGCAGGAGCGCGGCGGAGAAGCACCGGGTGCGCAGCCCGCTCGTGGAAGCGGGGCTCGCCAAGAGCGAGATCCGCGCCCTGTCGCGGCTGCACGGCCTGCCTACGGCCGATGAACCGGCCTCCGCCTGCCTGGCTTCCCGCATCCCCTACGGCGTGCCGATTACGGAGGAGGCCCTCCGGATCGTGGACCGGGGGGAGGAGGCGCTCCGGGGGATGGGTTTCGGGATCTTCCGCGTCCGGCACCACGAACACCTGGTGCGGCTGGAATTCGGGCCGGAGGACCTGGCGAAGGCGCTGGATCCGGCCATGGCTGCGCGGCTCGCCTCGGCTTTCAAGGGCCTCGGCTACAAGTACGTGACGCTGGATCTCGAGGGGTACCGCACCGGGAGCGGCAACGAGGTGCTCGGCGCGGAGGAGAAGGACCGGTTCCGGTCGTATCCGGCCGGGACGGGCACGAAAGAAGGGGCTCAGTCGTCCGCCGCCACGGACGCGCCCGAGGGGGCGTAG
- a CDS encoding VWA domain-containing protein, translated as MMHTSVYDKEGHFVTGLEPANFRIHEDGKAQEIAAFAQEDVPLSIGILLDVSGSMRQEIEQVNGAALAFIEASHAEDQVFVIGFSDEVELLQDFTSDIDEVRDSLENTVVAGGTVLYDAIYLGVQKAQSGSRGKKAVVVITDGEDKDSYYKLEELVAKVQEADVQVFCVGFIEEVPTRSLFGRWSNIGAKRVMDAMTRITEETGGKAYFPQRISEIHAIVAEIARELRTQYSIGYISSNSARDGSFRRVRIQLTGTGDRDLRVRHRRGYYAPSGASVAADD; from the coding sequence GTGATGCACACCTCCGTCTATGACAAGGAGGGGCATTTTGTCACCGGGCTCGAGCCGGCCAACTTCAGGATCCACGAGGACGGGAAGGCCCAGGAAATCGCCGCCTTCGCCCAGGAGGACGTTCCCCTCAGCATCGGCATTCTGCTCGATGTGAGCGGCAGCATGCGGCAGGAAATAGAACAGGTCAACGGCGCGGCCCTGGCCTTCATCGAGGCGAGCCACGCCGAAGACCAGGTGTTCGTGATCGGGTTCAGCGACGAGGTGGAACTGCTGCAGGATTTCACCAGCGACATCGACGAGGTCCGGGATTCGCTCGAAAACACCGTCGTCGCGGGGGGCACGGTCCTGTACGACGCCATCTACCTCGGGGTGCAGAAGGCGCAGTCGGGAAGCCGGGGAAAAAAGGCGGTGGTCGTCATCACCGACGGCGAGGACAAGGACAGCTATTACAAGCTCGAGGAGCTCGTGGCCAAGGTGCAGGAGGCGGACGTCCAGGTATTCTGCGTGGGCTTCATCGAGGAGGTCCCGACCCGGAGCCTGTTCGGCCGCTGGTCCAACATCGGGGCGAAAAGGGTCATGGACGCCATGACCCGGATCACGGAGGAAACCGGCGGAAAGGCCTATTTCCCGCAGCGGATTTCGGAAATCCACGCCATCGTCGCGGAAATAGCCCGGGAATTGAGGACTCAGTACAGCATCGGCTACATCTCTTCGAACAGCGCGCGGGACGGCTCCTTCCGCCGCGTGAGGATCCAGCTGACCGGAACCGGGGACCGCGACCTGCGCGTCCGCCACCGCAGGGGTTACTACGCCCCCTCGGGCGCGTCCGTGGCGGCGGACGACTGA